The following proteins are encoded in a genomic region of Ornithodoros turicata isolate Travis chromosome 6, ASM3712646v1, whole genome shotgun sequence:
- the LOC135398770 gene encoding uncharacterized protein LOC135398770 gives MRLIILTLLLLCPVGFGADDGGFSLTDLWKFLTCFRKLSDVNGVCSQKMQEYNQTSEKFVNTHDPTRDKKGVCCQLSNLMDCYTANIRQNCGDDASKYVIHYVESITRAKVREACLEFDGKVCRSGATSTSSLSLFLLIVSVLFVIM, from the exons ATGCGTCTCATCATCCTTACCCTGTTGCTTCTCTGTCCTGTGGGGTTCGGAGCCGATGACGGAGGATTTTCGT TGACAGACCTCTGGAAATTCCTTACCTGCTTCAGGAAACTGAGCGATGTGAACGGCGTCTGCTCCCAGAAGATGCAGGAATACAACCAAACCTCGGAGAAGTTTGTCAACACCCACGATCCAACACGGGACAAGAAAGGGGTTTGCTG CCAGCTCTCCAACTTGATGGACTGttacacggcaaacatacgtcAGAACTGCGGAGACGACGCATCCAAGTATGTGATCCACTATGTGGAGTCTATTACACGAGCCAAAGTCAGGGAGGCATGTTTGGAGTTCGATGGGAAGGTCTGTCGAAGTGGAGCCACATCGACGTCCTCATTAAGTCTCTTCTTACTCATTGTATCAGTTCTCTTCGTCATTATGTAA
- the LOC135397536 gene encoding uncharacterized protein LOC135397536, with translation MRRGALLLLFLATVSMGVSMRPTMKPRTLLSLGGLKDAIVGAWKRHSAKVRQCFDNVIQSRCTQMMQELELASGRYLSGTDLALKTVCCKIPNLLDCITQSCSPAIGLVASYAKSKIDAKLLNICMLQEDKMDCGGEPAMVIAEELRVDPGLAVSAEPAASAEPTASAGPAASDGRSLSLSALTMMLCVFFVLLKQLSG, from the exons ATGCGTCGCGGTGCCTTATTGCTCTTGTTCCTGGCTACGGTATCGATGGGTGTGTCCATGAGACCTACGATGAAGCCTCGTACTCTACTCAGTCTTGGTGGCCTCAAAGATGCAATCG TTGGTGCATGGAAACGACACAGTGCGAAGGTACGTCAATGCTTCGACAATGTCATACAGAGCAGATGCACGCAAATGATGCAAGAGTTGGAACTAGCGTCCGGTCGGTACCTCTCCGGTACAGATTTGGCCCTGAAGACAGTGTGCTG CAAAATCCCAAACCTGCTCGACTGCATAACGCAAAGTTGTAGCCCAGCGATTGGACTGGTCGCCAGCTACGCCAAATCCAAAATCGACGCCAAACTGCTCAATATCTGTATGCTTCAAGAGGACAAGATGGACTGCGGCGGCGAACCAGCCATGGTGATAGCGGAGGAACTGCGAGTTGATCCAGGGCTCGCTGTCAGCGCTGAGCCCGCTGCTAGCGCTGAGCCCACTGCTAGCGCTGGGCCCGCTGCTAGCGATGGACGGTCGTTGTCATTGTCTGCGTTAACGATGATGCTCTGTGTCTTTTTTGTTCTCTTAAAACAGCTAAGTGGATGA